TTGCCGCGAATCCGCCGCGTTGAGTGGCGCTCAGAAGCTCACGGCGAAGCCGAGTGAAAAGCCGGAGACGTTGTCGCCCATCACATGGCGCAGCACCAGTCGGGTGCGGGTGATGATGATGTCGTAGGCGGACGAATCGAATTCGATGCCGGCGCCGAGCGTGGACAGCCGCTCGAAGCCCAGTACCCCGGCCTGGTCACCCAGGTATTCCGAGTGCGAGACCTCGAGCACGTAACGCAACGGCCGTTGCATCACCGTCAGGCCGGTCGGCGCGCGCCAGCGCGCCCACAGGTTGGCGGTCTGGCCCTCCGCATGGCCATTGATCACCTTGTCGTGGCCGAGGTTTTCCAGATAGATGTAGCTGTAGCGCAGCTCCAGGTCGATCTCGTAATCGGGGCGGTAGTGCTCCCAGTCCAGCATCAGCGAGCCGCCGACGCCGCCGGCGCTCATGTCGCCGCCGTCGAGAAAGCGGATGTCCCGCCCGGTTTCATGCTCCAGATACCAATGTGCGGTATTGAGGTCGCTGCTCATGTAGCCGAGCGCGAAGTTGAAGATCGGCCGGATCACCCACTCGTCGGCGATGGGAAAATCCCAGCCGATGCCGCCGGTCCCCGAAATACTGGTCCACTTGGTCCGGATATCGCGCGTTTCGGTGCCGTTGCTCACCACGAACTGCGGATCGTACCGACTGTAGGCGATGGCGCCTTCCAGATAGAGCGGCGTTTCCTTGCTGATGGTGAAGCCGCCGCCGAGCTGGCTCATCGTGATGTCCGGGTTGCCGGTCTCGGTATCGCTGATCGAGAGCGAGCTGGAGGTCAGATCCGGCGTCGTTGAATAGGTCATCAGCGCCAGCATGCTGTTGGCGCGCTCGGTCAGGTTGCCCTTCACCACCTGGAACGGGCCAGCATGGGTGACGGTGGCGCTGAGCACCAGTGGCAGGGCGATCAGATAGCGGAGCATGACTGGTGCATGGAGTCGGTGACGCAGCCAGTCTATTCGATGCCGCGCGCGCGCGCTGAGCGGTTCAGGTGCTGTGTTGCTCCAGTACAAATCGGGCGCCACCATCCTGGCCCAGCCGCCCGAGGAGGTAGGGCAGCACCTCGGCCAGCGTGGCGTGCAGGGTATAGGGCGGGTTCACGATGAACATGCCGCTGCCGTGCATGCCGAAGCCGTCGCTCGAGGGGCCTTGCACGTACAGCTCGGCTTGCAGCCAGCCCTTGGCCGGCAGTTTCTTCAGCTGCTGTGGCAGTGCACGCGCTTCCTCGCGTTGCAGGCAGGGATACCAGATGGCGTAGCTGCCGGTGGCGAAGCGGCGCAGCGCTTCTTCCATGGCCTGGACCACGCGGCGGTAATCGGCTTTATCCTCGTACGGCGGATCGATCAGCGTCAGCGCGCGGCGCGGCGGCGGCGGCAATACTGCCTTGATGCCGGCAAAGCCGTCCGCCTGTTGCCATTGCGCCTGGCGGCCGAGCGTGGCGACGTTGTCAGCAAGCAGCTTGCCGTCGGTGGGGTGCAGCTCGAACAGCCGCAGCTTGTCGCTGTCGCGCATCACGTGTTGCGCCACCAGCGGCGAGCCTGGGTAGAAGGCAAGCTGGCCAGCCGGATTGAAGGCGCGAACCGCGTCGACATAGCGCGCCAGTGGCGCCGGCAGGTCCGGCGCCTGCCACAAGCGTGCGACGCCGCTCTCGAACTCGGCATTCCTTGCCGCATAGCCCTCGGTCAGCGCATACAGTCCGGCGCCGGCGTGGGTATCGATGTACCAGTAGGGTTTGTCCTTCTGGTTGAGGTAGTGCAGCAGTTCGACGAGCAGGAAGTGCTTGAGGACGTCGGCATGATTGCCGGCGTGGAAGGCATGGCGGTAGCTGAGCATGGCGGGAACATCGCAAGGGCAGGGCGAGAGCGTAGCGCGCTGCCAGGCGCTTTGCCAGCGATCGCGGCAAAATGCCCGCCGGCACTACGGGAACCGGATGGCATTGCAGCCATCAGATGCAACAACCTCATCCAGGAGCATGACGATGCGTACAGCCTTAATCCTGACGGCCTTGCTGGCGCTGGCCGGTTGCGATCGCGCAGTCGAAACTGCCAAGCAGCAGGTCGACAACGCGGTCGAGCAGGGCACCCGTGCCGCCATCGATGAAATGAAGGCGCAGGCCAGCGCGGTGATTGCCGATTCCGGGCTGGATGCCAGCGCGGTGGCGGCGCAGGTGAAGGAACACGGCGAAAAGCTGAAGGAGGGCGCCAAGAAGCTGGTCGGTGATGACTGGAGCCGGCTCGATGCGATGGTTGGCCAGTATCCGCGCGATATCGGCCTCTACACCGAGGTCAGCCCCATCATGCCGGAGCTCAAGGCGCTGCTGGGCGATAAGCTCGATGCCTTCCGCGGCAACATGGTCACGCAGGGGCCGCTGCAGAAGGACGGCGTGCTCTATGTGACTGGCAACAAGCCGCATCAGGGCGGGGCCGATGCGGCCTACTTGCTGATCGACAGCAAGGCCAGGCGGCTGGAGGTGGGGCTCGTCGAGCGCGGCAAGCTCACCGTGTATGCCAGCCCCGGCGAGCCGCTCGCCAAGCCCAAGGATGTGCGGACCTTCGTCTCCAACGTTGGCAGCGTTTGATTGCGTGAGCACGGTGGCTGGTCCACGATGCGCGTTTTGCAATTGGATGGATGCCGTGGACCTGCAACAGCTGACCGCCCAGATTCGTGATTTTGCCCGCGCCCGCGACTGGGAGCGTTACCACACGCCCAAGAACCTGGTGATGGCCATGTCGGTGGAAATGGCCGAGCTGGTCGAGCACTTCCAGTGGCTCACGCCCGAAGAGGCGCAGGCCATCGCCGCAGATCCTGCCCGCCGCGTGCCGGTTGAGGAAGAGATGGCCGACGTGCTGATCTACATGCTGCGTCTTGCCGATGTGCTGAGTGTCGACGTCGAGGCTGCCATTGCCGACAAGATGATCAAGAACGCCCGCAAGTATCCGGCCCCCGAACGTTAACTTTTACGCAGGCGTTGTTGCGCGCGCCACTGGGGCTGGCTGCCACGTTGGCTTAGTCTCCTGTTCACAGCCGGGCACACTGGCGACAACAGGAGAATCATCATGACGCATCTTGCTTCCCGCCTGGCTTGCCTGGCCGCCGTTACCCTGCTGGCCAGTGGCTGCGCCAGCATGAGCGAAACCCAGCGCAACACCGCCATCGGCGCCACTGCCGGTGGCGTGCTGGGCTCCATCCTCACCGATGGCAGCGTGCTCGGCACTGTGGGCGGCGCGGCCGTCGGTGGCGTGATCGGCCACGAAACCACCCAGCCTTCGAAGAAAAAGCGCTGAGCGGCACGCTGGGCTACGCTGTAACGACTCCGTCATCGGAAATCGGCCATGCAGCGTGTATTCCAGGCAGAAAATGCCATCGAAGCGCATCTGGTGCGGCATTGGCTGCAGGCCAGCCGCATCCCCTGCGAGCTGCGCGGCGAATACCTGACTGGCGCTCTGGGCGAGCTGCCGGTGACGGGGTTGGTTGCGATCTGGGTCGAGGACGAGGATGTGAACGTGGCACGGCGGGTGATCGCCGAATGGCAAGCGGCCGAGCCGCTGCCGGACGAAGGCTACGCCTGATCGATTTAGCCGGCGGCCACCCGCATCCGGCTCGCCCACCAGCCCTCCAGCGTATAGAGCGCCAGCGCAGCCCAGATCAGCGCAAAACCGAGCGCCTTGGCGCCGCCAAAAGGCTCGTGCCACAGGAAGATCCCCAGCAACAGCTGCACTGTCGGCCCGCTGTATTGGAGGATGCCCAACAGCGACAGCGGCAGCCGCCGCGCGCCAGCGGCAAACAGCAGCAGCGGCACAGCGGTGAATGGCCCTGCCATCAAGCATAGAAACTGCACCCAGCCACTGGCGCTGTCGAATCCGGCCTGACCACTACCGAGCAACCAGGCCAGTGCGCCGCCGGCGATGGGAAAGAAGATCAGCGTTTCCAGCGACAACCCTTCGAGCGCGCCCAGCTGGGCCGTCTTGCGCAACAGGCCATAGAAGCCGAACGACAGCGCCAGCGTCAGCGCAATCCATGGCAATTGCCCGGCCAGCCAGGTGAGCCAGGCCACGCCCGCGGCGGCTACGGCCACGGCCAGCCACTGGCCCACGCGCAGCCGCTCGCGCAGCAGCACCACGCCTAGCAACACGCTGATCAGCGGATTGATGAAGTAGCCCAGGCTGGCATCGATCACCCGGTTGGCGTTTACTGCCCAGATATAGGTAAACCAGTTGATCGCCAACAGCAGCGCGCTGGCGGCAAAGCGCGCCAGCAGTGCCCTGTTGCGCAAGGCGCCGCGCAGCCAGCTCCAGTGACGCCGCACAGCGAGGATGGCACCGAGAAACACCAGCGACCACACCATCCGATGCAGCAACACTTCGGTCGGTGGAATGCCGTGCAGCTGCTTGAGGAACAGCGGCAACAGGCCCCACAGCAAGTAGGCAGCGAGCGCATAAAGGATGCCGGTTTGCATGAAAGCCTGCAGCGAAGAAGCGGAAGGGCGCCCACTCTACGCAAAGCGGCCTGGCGTGGGTATCGGGAAAACCCCGGCGCAAGCCGGGAAAAAGCGTGGCCGAGGCCCTGGCCGGGCGTTTACACTGGGGTTTTCGACCCTCTTCTGCGTACCAGCATGAAAGCCATCATTTCCGACATGGACGGCGTGATCTACCGCGGCAAGCAGCTGATCCCCGGCGCCAACGAATTCGTGCAGCGCCTGCTTGCCGAGAAGGCCCCGTTCCTGTTCCTGACCAACAACGCCGAGCAGACCCCGCTCGATCTCAAGCTCAAGCTGGAGTACCTCGGCATCCAGGGGCTGACCGAGGACAACTTCATCACCAGCGCGATGGCGACGGCGATGTTCCTCAAGCAGCAGAAGGAGCGCGCCACGGCCTATGTGGTCGGTGGCGGCGGGCTGATCAACGAGCTCTACAATGTCGGCTTCTCGATCTCCGAGTCGCGGCCGGACTACGTGGTGGTGGCCAAATCGAGCGGCTTCTCGTTCGAGCAGCTGAAAAAAGCGGTGCGCTTCATCGACGCTGGCGCCAAGTTCATCGGCACCAATCCGGACATGATCGACCCGGTGGAAGGCGGCAACGAGCCCGCCGCGGGCACCATCCTCGCCGCCATCTCTGCGGCCACTGGCAAAAAGCCCTACATCGTCGGCAAGCCCAATGCACTGATGATGACGCTGGCGACCCGCAAGCTCGGCGTGCATCCGGAGGATGCGGTGATGGTGGGGGACCGGATGGATACCGACATCGTCGGCGGCATGGAGGCCGGCATGACCACGGCGCTGGTGCTGTCCGGTGTCACCACCAAGGCGATGATCGACGACTTCCCCTACAAGCCCGACCACGTGTTCGATCACGTGGGCCAGATCGATCCGGCGCAGCTGTAGCAGCGTCGATACGTGCAAACAAAAAGCCCGCAGTTGCGGGCTTTTTGCTGGGACGAGAAGCACTACTTCTTCAGCGAATCGCGAATCTCGCGCAGCAATACGATTTCTTCCGGAGTCGGCGCTGGCTCGGCCGGGGCGGCTTCCTTTTCCTGGCGCAGCTTGTTGATGCCTTTGATCAGCAGGAACACGGCGAAGGCGACGATCAAGAAGCTGATGCCGGCGTTGATGAAGTTGCCGTAGTTGATGGTGACGGCGCCGGCATCCTGCGCGGCCTTGAGCGTCGCATACGGGCCGGGCGTGCTGCCTTGCTTCAGCAACAGATAGAGATTGGAGAAATCGACCTTGCCGAGGATGAGACCGATCGGCGGCATGATCACATCCTTGACCAGCGAATCGACGATCTTGCCGAACGCCGCACCAATGATCACGCCGACCGCGAGGTCGACCACATTGCCGCGCATGGCAAATTCCTTGAAATCCTTCAGCATCCAATGCTCCTGATGGTTGGTATGGCGTGCGGCAAGCGTATGCAGCGGCGGCGGACGCTGTCAAATCAGCGGCGGCGCTTGGCCTGTGGCGAGCGGGTGAGGCCGAGGTAGCAGGTGATCTCCTCGCGATCGTGATAAAGCTGCTTGGCAGTCAGCGTGTAGCGCAGCTCGGCTTGCTCCAGCGCGGCTTCCAGCAGGCCAAAGCAGCGCTCGATCTCTGGCCAGCGCTTCTTCATCGGCAGCTTGAGGTTGAACACCGCGTGCCGGGTATAGCCGCGCGTGAACCAGTCGGCGATCAGTTGCGCCACGCGTGCTGGCTGTTCGACCATGTCGCACACCAGCCAATCCACCGCGTGCTTGGGCCGATAGCGAAAGCCATCCTCGCGCAGGTGCTTCACGTGGGGGTGAAGCGCCATGTCGCCCTTCATCGGGCCGTTGTCGATGGCAAACACCTTGAGCCCGCGCGCCACCAGCTGGAAGGTCCAGCCGCCGGGCGCTGCGCCCAGGTCGACGCCGACCATGCCGGGCTTGAGCAGCGTCTCGGCGTCGGGTACCAGCGTCATAAAGGCTTCCGCCAGCTTGAGCGTGGACCGGCTGGGCGCGCCGGTCGGCATGCGCACGCGCGGTACCCCCAGCGGCCAGGGGCTGGCGCGCTCCGGATCGGCCTCGGCGGCGATCACGGTATCGAGCGCCGGGAAAAAAAGGTGCAGGCGCGGGCCACGGCCGGCTGGATCCAGCCAGCCGCGCTCGGTCAGCGCTTTTTCGACGATGGGGGAGAAGCGCTTGCAAAAGCCGGAGAGCGGCTTGCCGGCATCGCTGTCCGGGTGCTCCAGCCACACTTCGGACCAGCGCCCCGGCTGCGCAATCGCCGCCACGGCATCCAGGATGGGGCTCAGTCGATCGCGTTCCCCGACCTGGGCCTGTGCCAGCACCGGCAACACCTGGCGAGCGAAGATCCAGTTGCGTGCTTCCAGTGCTGCCGGTTCGACATGGCCGGCGTTTCGCAGTACCGCCCAGCCGTCGCCACCGTCCCAGCGGCCTTCGCTGGCGTAGCGCCCCTGCCATTCCTGGCGGACGTCGTTCTCGAAACCGGGGCGGCAGTAAAACAGCAGGTCGGGGGAGGGCATGGGCATTCCTTGTTTGGAGCGGCAGTGTAGTGCCCAGACCCCGCTTTGGCGAGGCGCTTGCCGCTCATCCTCGGCTGGCGCCCGGATAGACCACGGTTCCGACCGATCATCTAACTTACGCAAAACTGTGTATGTTTTGGTGAATATTGACAGCAACTCCCTGCTTCCACCTCCCCACCAACCTGCTGCCGGTGCGACACCGCCGGTGTGGGTAACGAGACGGAGGATCTGCGATGCAAGGAAAACGATTCGTTCAAGGCTGTCTGGCACTGCTGCTGACGCTGCCGGCATGGGCGGCAGACCCATTGGAACCCCCGCGCTTCGTATCGGGCGGGGTGGGTGATGAGGAGTTGGCAGCGCTGCAGGCGGTGAAGCCGCAGTACAACCTGCAACTGATGACGACAGAAAAATCCGGGGGCTACCTGGCTGGCGTGAAGGTCACCATCCAGGACGGCAAGGGCCAGACCGTGCTCGACACGGTGACCACCGGGCCTTACCTGTTCGTGCAGTTGCCGGACGGGCGCTACCAGCTCAGCGCCGATTACGACGGCAAGGTGGTGAAACGGGCGGTCGGTGTGCACGGTCAGAAGGCAAGGACCCTGCACCTGACTTGGTAAACCGGGTCGACAAGGAGAACGATCATGGCAAGAAGACTGGTGGGAATCTGGTTGCTGGCCATCATGGCAACCGTGTCCGGTGTACTCTGGTCGTCCTCCACGCCCGACCCCCAGCAGACCGCGCGTAGCGAAACGCCGCAGCGCGGCTAAAACGAAAACGGCCTGCCACGCGGCAGGCCGTTTCTCCAGGCAGCGTCTTATTGGCCTAGCGGCAGCTTCTGCGGCAGGCGAATCTTGATGAACTCGTTGTCATCCGGCTTGCCGGCGCCCTTGTGGCGGCCGACGCTGAACGGGAAGTTGTTGTCGTCCATCACCAAGAGCGTCTCGGCATCGAGCACCAGCACGTCCTCAATGGTGTTGAACGGCATGCCGAACGGGTTACCCATCGCGATGTCGCCCGGCTCGCCCGGGCCGCCGATCAGGGTCGGGTTGGCGAGCTTCATCAGGTCCACCAGCTCGCTCTTTTCCACGTAATCACCGGCGGTACCCAACTTGATCCGGTAAAGCTTCTTGTGCCCGGCCGGATCGCCCTGGCTGGGGTCGCGTTCGATCACGATGCCTTCGCTGCCGTTGAACAGGATGAAGTCGCCGATATTGGTGCCCTTGGCATCAAGCCGGTACTTGTACTGCTTGCCGGTGTAGCTGCGACTGGCGATGTCGAACTTGTGGATCAGCAGCGTTTTGCCGTCGTCTCCGGCGAGCGGCAGTTCCAGCAGCGGATAGAGCTTCTTGCCGTCCGGGCTGATCGCCATACCTTCGAAGCCGCCAGAGCG
This region of Chitinolyticbacter meiyuanensis genomic DNA includes:
- the rarD gene encoding EamA family transporter RarD, producing MQTGILYALAAYLLWGLLPLFLKQLHGIPPTEVLLHRMVWSLVFLGAILAVRRHWSWLRGALRNRALLARFAASALLLAINWFTYIWAVNANRVIDASLGYFINPLISVLLGVVLLRERLRVGQWLAVAVAAAGVAWLTWLAGQLPWIALTLALSFGFYGLLRKTAQLGALEGLSLETLIFFPIAGGALAWLLGSGQAGFDSASGWVQFLCLMAGPFTAVPLLLFAAGARRLPLSLLGILQYSGPTVQLLLGIFLWHEPFGGAKALGFALIWAALALYTLEGWWASRMRVAAG
- the mscL gene encoding large conductance mechanosensitive channel protein MscL, translated to MLKDFKEFAMRGNVVDLAVGVIIGAAFGKIVDSLVKDVIMPPIGLILGKVDFSNLYLLLKQGSTPGPYATLKAAQDAGAVTINYGNFINAGISFLIVAFAVFLLIKGINKLRQEKEAAPAEPAPTPEEIVLLREIRDSLKK
- a CDS encoding 23S rRNA (adenine(2030)-N(6))-methyltransferase RlmJ, translating into MLSYRHAFHAGNHADVLKHFLLVELLHYLNQKDKPYWYIDTHAGAGLYALTEGYAARNAEFESGVARLWQAPDLPAPLARYVDAVRAFNPAGQLAFYPGSPLVAQHVMRDSDKLRLFELHPTDGKLLADNVATLGRQAQWQQADGFAGIKAVLPPPPRRALTLIDPPYEDKADYRRVVQAMEEALRRFATGSYAIWYPCLQREEARALPQQLKKLPAKGWLQAELYVQGPSSDGFGMHGSGMFIVNPPYTLHATLAEVLPYLLGRLGQDGGARFVLEQHST
- a CDS encoding carboxypeptidase-like regulatory domain-containing protein, which produces MQGKRFVQGCLALLLTLPAWAADPLEPPRFVSGGVGDEELAALQAVKPQYNLQLMTTEKSGGYLAGVKVTIQDGKGQTVLDTVTTGPYLFVQLPDGRYQLSADYDGKVVKRAVGVHGQKARTLHLTW
- a CDS encoding nucleotide pyrophosphohydrolase, whose translation is MDLQQLTAQIRDFARARDWERYHTPKNLVMAMSVEMAELVEHFQWLTPEEAQAIAADPARRVPVEEEMADVLIYMLRLADVLSVDVEAAIADKMIKNARKYPAPER
- a CDS encoding glycine zipper 2TM domain-containing protein codes for the protein MTHLASRLACLAAVTLLASGCASMSETQRNTAIGATAGGVLGSILTDGSVLGTVGGAAVGGVIGHETTQPSKKKR
- a CDS encoding autotransporter domain-containing protein gives rise to the protein MLRYLIALPLVLSATVTHAGPFQVVKGNLTERANSMLALMTYSTTPDLTSSSLSISDTETGNPDITMSQLGGGFTISKETPLYLEGAIAYSRYDPQFVVSNGTETRDIRTKWTSISGTGGIGWDFPIADEWVIRPIFNFALGYMSSDLNTAHWYLEHETGRDIRFLDGGDMSAGGVGGSLMLDWEHYRPDYEIDLELRYSYIYLENLGHDKVINGHAEGQTANLWARWRAPTGLTVMQRPLRYVLEVSHSEYLGDQAGVLGFERLSTLGAGIEFDSSAYDIIITRTRLVLRHVMGDNVSGFSLGFAVSF
- a CDS encoding HAD-IIA family hydrolase — its product is MKAIISDMDGVIYRGKQLIPGANEFVQRLLAEKAPFLFLTNNAEQTPLDLKLKLEYLGIQGLTEDNFITSAMATAMFLKQQKERATAYVVGGGGLINELYNVGFSISESRPDYVVVAKSSGFSFEQLKKAVRFIDAGAKFIGTNPDMIDPVEGGNEPAAGTILAAISAATGKKPYIVGKPNALMMTLATRKLGVHPEDAVMVGDRMDTDIVGGMEAGMTTALVLSGVTTKAMIDDFPYKPDHVFDHVGQIDPAQL
- the rlmM gene encoding 23S rRNA (cytidine(2498)-2'-O)-methyltransferase RlmM, translated to MPSPDLLFYCRPGFENDVRQEWQGRYASEGRWDGGDGWAVLRNAGHVEPAALEARNWIFARQVLPVLAQAQVGERDRLSPILDAVAAIAQPGRWSEVWLEHPDSDAGKPLSGFCKRFSPIVEKALTERGWLDPAGRGPRLHLFFPALDTVIAAEADPERASPWPLGVPRVRMPTGAPSRSTLKLAEAFMTLVPDAETLLKPGMVGVDLGAAPGGWTFQLVARGLKVFAIDNGPMKGDMALHPHVKHLREDGFRYRPKHAVDWLVCDMVEQPARVAQLIADWFTRGYTRHAVFNLKLPMKKRWPEIERCFGLLEAALEQAELRYTLTAKQLYHDREEITCYLGLTRSPQAKRRR
- a CDS encoding putative signal transducing protein; the protein is MQRVFQAENAIEAHLVRHWLQASRIPCELRGEYLTGALGELPVTGLVAIWVEDEDVNVARRVIAEWQAAEPLPDEGYA